CGTTAGAAATCGCCATACTGTTATCAGCAGGAGTTCCATTGGTGCTATTGGCCACCCAATTATTGAGCAGGGTAGGAGCAGGTCCGGTAACATCAGTTTTATAGTAGTTTATTATAGTTTTGTGAGACGTTTTTTTGCCATCAATATTTTGTTTGTTGCTGATATAATTTCCGCCGGTTGTGGCTTTCGGATATAAAGCTTGCAACACGGGTTCAAAATCATCGGGTGCATCACTTAGTGTAATGGTTTGGAATAAGGGAATGGCTTGCTGTTGTGCAATGCTTATAGCCGTCGACAAAAACAATATAATTGTAGTTAAATAAACTCGAATGTTCATAACGCAAACTTAATGATAAATTATGATAAGAAGAAAGCAATAAGATTATTTCCGCACCTTTCTCTGTGAAACTCTGTGTCATACTCAGAGTAAAACTGTGGTAAAAAATTAACCGCAGAGGGACACGGAGTTAAAACGCACAGAACTTCACGGAGTTTTTTATTTGTAGTCTGTCAGTCTGAGTTTATCAAAGATTTTTCGTTTGTAATACTTCGATATTAACTAAAAAACTCCCTGATCTTATCCATAAAACCCTTATGACCTGCTGGCTTGGGTTTGAAATTCTCAGATTGTGATAGTTTTTCGATGATAGCTTTTTCTTCGCTACTCAGTTTTTGTGGCGTCCAAATATTCACATATATTAATTGGTCGCCTTTGCCATGAGAGTTTACTGAAGGCAATCCTTTGCCACGCAACCTTAATATTTCTCCTGCTTGCACACCTGCTTTAATAGTAACTTTCACTTTCCCATCAACTGTGGGTACTTCTATTTGTTTGCCCACAACCGCATCAGGGAAACTCAAATGTAAATCGAATAATACATTTTGCCCATCACGTTTTAATACTGGGTCTTCTATCTCTTCAAATTGTACAATTAAATCGCCCGCACGGCCGCCACGTTCGGGCACATTACCTTTTCCATTTACACTCATTTGCATGCCTTCACTCACACCCGCAGGAATTTTTATATCAATCACTTCTTCACCAAAAACTCTTCCCGATCCATGACAACTAGTACAATTTGCCGCTATCATAGTTCCATTGCCATGGCAAGTGGGACAGGTACTTTGCGTTTGTATCTGGCCTAAAAAAGAATTTTGTACACGCCTTACTTGGCCACTTCCGCCACAGGTATTACAAGTTTTCACTGAACTTTTATCTTTGGCTCCACTTCCGCTACAAGTATTACAAGTAACTTGTTTATTTATCTTGAGTTTTTTCTCAGCACCATGTGCAACTTCTTGCAATGTGAGTTTCACTTTAATCCGGATATTGCTTCCCACACGTTGGCGTTGTCCGCCTCCTCCACCTCCACCGAAGAAACTTCCAAACTGACCACCTTCGCCAAATATATCTCCAAAATTTGAGAATATATCGTCCATATTCATGTGCCCACCAGGACCGTGACCACCAGGGCCACCCACGCCTTCATGACCGAAACGATCGTACTTTGCTTTTTTGTCGGGGTTGCTTAATACTTCATAAGCTTCCGCCGCTTCTTTAAATTTTTCTTCTGAGGCTTTGTCGCCAGGGTTTTTATCGGGATGGTATTTAATAGCCATCTGTCTATATGCCTTTTTAATTTCAGACTCGTTGGCACCCTTTGCCACACCTAGTATTTCGTAAAAATCTCTTTTTGCCATGTGTTCTTATTTCTTCGCTTAACTA
This sequence is a window from Bacteroidota bacterium. Protein-coding genes within it:
- the dnaJ gene encoding molecular chaperone DnaJ; its protein translation is MAKRDFYEILGVAKGANESEIKKAYRQMAIKYHPDKNPGDKASEEKFKEAAEAYEVLSNPDKKAKYDRFGHEGVGGPGGHGPGGHMNMDDIFSNFGDIFGEGGQFGSFFGGGGGGGQRQRVGSNIRIKVKLTLQEVAHGAEKKLKINKQVTCNTCSGSGAKDKSSVKTCNTCGGSGQVRRVQNSFLGQIQTQSTCPTCHGNGTMIAANCTSCHGSGRVFGEEVIDIKIPAGVSEGMQMSVNGKGNVPERGGRAGDLIVQFEEIEDPVLKRDGQNVLFDLHLSFPDAVVGKQIEVPTVDGKVKVTIKAGVQAGEILRLRGKGLPSVNSHGKGDQLIYVNIWTPQKLSSEEKAIIEKLSQSENFKPKPAGHKGFMDKIREFFS